Below is a genomic region from Brassica oleracea var. oleracea cultivar TO1000 chromosome C9, BOL, whole genome shotgun sequence.
CGCTTAGAACATAAGTTGGGCCTCAAATACCATTTGGTTGGGCCTAGCCTTTTCTTCGTTTATGGGGGCTCTTCTAGGAACCGTACCGAACCGAACCAAACCGAAATAGATAATATGGTTTGTATTTGGTATATACCATACAAACCGAATGGATATGATTTTTAAAAAACCGTAGGATTTGGACATGGTTCTGTATATAACCGATAAAACCGATCAAAAAATAGAAACATGTAAATATGTATATATTTTATAACAACGTATAAAAATCATAAGTTAATTTTTTTTGCTAATAACTATTACCATATATTTTACAGTAATAAAATATTCATGATTTGTAAAACACTTGAACTATAATTAAATAACAATTCATCGCAAACATGCTTCTTATTTTCTTAGTCTTCTTTTGATCTTTTTGCTTTAATTTAGCATTGAATAAATTGAAATAAAGATTATAAATTTGACGATAACAATTAGTGGAAATTCTTCACAATTTTTTTTATCTATAAACGAATAGAAAGAAACATGACTTTGATGAACGCTAAATATGAAAGAATATAATAACTTATTTTTTGTGCTTCGTGCTTATGTTTTATTTTTTGTTTTTTATTTTTATTATCAAAATTTTGAGCTTTGATTTTAATTATAGATTTGATTATTTTATTAGATGATATAAACATTTTTTATTTTTGTTCTTTTATTTAAACTTATAATATTTTTTAATAAATGAATGTGTTGACAACAAGACTCTAAAATTCATATAACATGATCCCAAAATAAAGAATTATGTTTTTTGGTATAAAACCGAATAAACCAAAAACCGACGGTATATAAACCGAACCGAACCGAAGTAAATATGAATTTAGAATGATAGTTATATTTTACTAACCGAAATACCGAAAAAACCGAACCGATATCCGGATTGAACACCCCTAGGCTCTTCTTCAAAATATGGTAAAGTTGGTGAAATAATTAAGTTTTCATATGCACACGTCCTCTTAAATGAGCTGATATTAATGTGAGGGGGATCATATGGTTCAACATCTAACATTTAACACATCTTTTTCCATTGTGTTCCTCAAAATTGTCTCTTTCTTTATGCATCAACTGTTTACGTGTTGTATATCACCATCTTACTTTCAGTGCTCACTATTACTTGTCTGTTGTCAACTAATGCAGTCACTCCCATCTCCAGCGTTTTAGTCCTCAATAGTCAATACCATCATTATATATTACATTTATGCTTTGTATCCCATTCATAATTTAAATAAGAAACTCCCAAAAGAAAAAGAAAAAAACGAACAAAAATCCAAAGAAAAATTTCACAAGGCGTGAGTGGATTCCTCCGTCCTCTACTAACCACAACAAATCTCTCTGACTCTTCTCTGCAAATTTTTAACTAACACTGAGGAAGAGGTTTTCTCTTGGATCATTCCAACAGTTATATAAATCCAGAAAATGGCCCATAAATATCAATACTGAAATTTATCAAAAACTCCACTTCCAGACCTTGACACTCAGATCAGACTTACACTTACTTTGTTTCGAGGTCGCCACGGTCGGAGTTTTACCTTTAGGTACTGTCCCTTCGAATCCTCGACACGTCACTTTGATCTCCACTCCTTCGCTCTTCACCTTCCCCATTTGCATTTTCACCTTCGTCCTCATCTCTATCTCCAACCCCACGCGCGCCCTCGTCAGATCCGACTTCAGACGCCGAGCTTCTTCCGGATCCAGCTCACGCGCCGACGTAGACGTCGCGATCACGCCGCGAAACGTCCTCTTGTTCTTGTTATCGCTAAAGAAGCCAGGGACGGTGCCGTTCGCGAGCGTCTCCCCCGATTTCGCGGACTTGACGGTGACGGCGAAGGGGTTGTAGGAGAAGGTTAGGTGCTGGTTGGGATTCTCGGAGAGCAGAGTGAAGTTGAAGAACGAAGAGAGGTGGGAGACAGAAGTATCAGACGCGGTGGTGAGGTTCACGCGGCTGATTCGAAGCGACGGGACGGAGAACGACGGAGGACGAGGGTGGTAGATCACGTACACGGCGGTGGCGGCTATTGCGGCCATGAGAGCGAGGAGTAGGAAGATTAAGATGGACCAGAAACAACAGCAGCAGCAAACTCGCCGGCAGCTTGGGCGGGATTGGTGGTGGTGATGGCGACTGTAAGGCTGTGGACGGTAAACGGGGCGGTTAGCTGGAATGTAGACTTGAGGTTTCTGGCTAGACATGCCGTTACCGTTAACGGCAGTTGGAGCAGGAGGAGGAGGTGCTAAGGCAGCACCGGGTGGAACTCCATTAGTGGTGGCGGTTGGTGGCTTGGAAGCAGGGAAGACTCGGTCAGTCATCTTCAGTTTATGTCTATGTTCAGATCTGAGCACGCAAAACAGATATTTAGATAGAGAGAAAGAGAGAGCGGGACGAGTGAGAGAGAGAGACAACACTGAGTTTTTTTTGTGGAATCTTTTAATAGCTTTAAACTTGATTAGTTTTGTATCATTAATTATAAATTATTTTGCCTTTTACTTATTGTTTTTGGTTTTCCGTTGTGAAATGTGAATGTTCATGACTTCCATGCCAAGTTTGTGGAATCTTCATTGGGCGGTAAATAAATAGTTAATTAATTAATTTCTAACTTTTTCACGTTTAATAATTAATAATAACTGAAAGTAGACTACATAAGTACATACTAGTAGAATTTAGATGATTGCTATGATTGGGAAAATAATGTATTTTCTTGAGAAATGACGGGCAGTAATAACATTGTAGATGTAAAAAAATCTAAAGTGTCAAAAATAAAATAATGGAAACTGCAGACCACCGACAGATAGTGGTAGCAGTTCACCTTTTTCTCCAAATTGAATTTAAGCAGTGCAGGGTTTAAAAAAAAAATTGTGTGCAGATACTGGAGTAATTGATTAGGGATCCGAAAGTTGGTATTAACATGTAAACCACTCTAATTAGAATAAGTATTTTTCTTCAGAGAGAGTAAATCCCAAGTCAATAATTATTTCAACGCCTCATCGGCAATGCTGCTCTGATTTCAATTATGTTAATCCTTTATTTTCGTGCTCTCAGTTCCCAAGATTATTAAATAAAGTACTAATTCAATAGCTTGAACTATACTGGTAGTTACTCTCTCTTTGCTTAGATAAGTTGTTTAGGTAAAAACACGCATATTAAAAAATCATTGTTTTGTCTAGAAAGTACCATTAAAAATATCATTCAATTAATTACAAAATAGATTATCAAATAATGATTGGTTGCACGGTTTTTAATAAAGTAAAAAATTATTTAAAAAAATAAAAACATCTTATATATTAGAACTTCAAAATTCTTTAAAACATCCTACATTTAAAAAAGGAGTTAGTAATTTCTATCCAATATTTTATCTTTACCAACCCGCGAGTGTGTTCTTCAAAATGTCTGAAGTCTGGACAGATTACTGATACATCATACATGGGAAAATAGTTTATTCCCTTATGAACTAGTTGTTCCCGGTTTTTTCACACATGAATTTTTAAGTCATGTCAAAAACCACGTGAACAATAGAAAATGACTTAATCCCTTATGAACTAGTTGTTCCCAGTTATTTCACACACAAACTTTTAAGTCATGCCAAATACCACATGAACAACTCTATTTTTTGAATTACATGCACAAACTATTGATTTTAAAGTAATTTCCCTAAAACCGTATTTGTGTTATTTAAACGTTAACTTGGTTTATGATAGGTGGAGAGACGGTTTAAAGAAAGAAGAGCGGCAAATACTAACTTACCAATCTCCATGTATTGTCACAAGGAACTATAAAATTCGCGTAGTCTAGGACGCTTGATTGGTTCCGTAAGCAGATGTTACTCTCATGTTTCGGTCCTGCAGGAATTTATATATTCTCCTCAATCAAGAAATTAATGTCATATGATCTCTTTATATGCTTTATGTCATATAACTCAAAAATATCTACCCAACCAGTTACTATGTCATATAACTTGAAAATGCAGAATAAAATTTTTTTATCCCTCGATTGATGATGAAGAGTAAAACGATTTCTGAAGAAGAAGAAGAGCAGTTGACAAAAAGAAGAAGAACAAAATGACATAGTATTCTATTTTTATCAACCTAAATGAAACCGACTATCTACTTGTCATAAACCAAGTTAACGTTTAAACAACACCATTTACTGTTTTAGGAGAACTAATTTAAAATCAATAGTTTGTGTATGTAATTCAAAAAATAGAATTGTTCATGTGGTTTTTGGCATAACTTAAAAGTTTGTGTGTGAAATAGCCGGAAACAACTAGTTCATATGGAATAAATTATTATTTCATTGTTCATGTGGTTTTTGGCATGGCTTAAAAGTTCGTGTGTGAAAAAATCGGGAAAAACTAGTTCACAGGGGAATAAACCATTTCCCGTCATACATCCGATAACAAATGTCAAATAGTATTGTTTATTCTAATTAATAACAAGTGGCAAAATACTGTTTTCTGCTCTTGATCAATACTACTAATACTAGAATGTTGGTTATGGAAAGTTTGGGCCTTGTATTTTGTTACACTTTCTCTTCGGCTCTTGGATGAAAGCGTTTGTTGAGTGCAACGAACAGATCAAAACCGTTTCGTAAACCCATGGAGTTCTCAATATAAAATTTTCAAAATACATATTTATATATATGTATGTATAATAAATATTAGTATTTAATTGTGTATATTTTAAAATAGCATTCAACAAACGTTTTTACACAACATGCAATAAAAAAACTCGTTTCAAAAACCTGCTCTGTAAACCGTACTACTCTTTTCCTCTCTAACGAGAACTAAGAAGCATCTCTTCCACAAATAGTTTACAAAAGATGGGTATTCACGTCAAATATTTATGTTATTACGCCGTGATGATGGATTCTCAAGATACTTGTCACTGCTCATATGATATGACAGAACAAAGAAAGAAGTAAAAAAGACATGTGCGACTGTGAAATCAGCTACTTCTGTTTTACTGAAACATGGTTCTTCAGATATAGAGATACAGAGAGCATAGTGAATCAGATACGCACAATACAAAAGATCAAACAACAACTAAAACTTATAATGTGATAATCTGTCTGATGCGAAACAAAATTATTTCGAATCATCAGAAATTATTTTAATCCAACCTTCTTTCTTTGCAGGCCTTCTAGTTTGGTTGGTTGATTTTCTTCTTTGAGATTCTTCCCTTAGGTTTAAGAAAGCTATACAAAATAGGGAATAAACAATACATAATTAATTGATTCACTGAGACCAATCTAGTATATAGTTTTACTTTAGAAAAAAAAAACAGTTGAGAAGATTACCTCTTTAACGACGTGTGGTGCTTATCCTTCTGCGTTTGGTTCCACCAAAAGGGTTGATAAACCATTCTGGTTTGTAGGAAACCATTATGTATCCCATCGTGAATCCAAATGCAATACCAGGTATGAAACCAATTGCAGCTGCAATCCAACTTATCACCTCCTCTTGACCATCTTCTTCTTCCTTTGACATTTCAGACGGTTGTGATGTTTTCCCGTGGATATGATCTACACAAACTTCTTCAAGCGAAGGGCCATAAAGTCCCAGGTTGCCCTTGAAAGAACTGCAGGGCTGCGTTCGAAACTGAGTGCCCCCTGGCACTAGCCCCACAAGCTGGTTATGAGAGAAGTTCATGTAAGAAAGGTACGAGAGGTTCCCTAGCTCTTGTGGAATTTCTCCCGTAAGCTTGTTTTTGGAAAGGTCCAGTGACTCGAGAGACGAGAGGTTCCCCATAGACGATGGGATGTGGCCGGTGTAAGCATTGCCTGATAAGTTGAGCACGTGAAGCTCTTTCAATAAACCGATGGACGATGGAATCACTCCTTCAAATTCGTTCTCCGAAAAGTCTAGTGCGGTGTAGATTGTTAAGATGCGTACCAACTCCATCTCTATGCCTTTATTCATCAAAACTATTGAATCGGAATAGTAGCTTGTACCCATGTACTGTCCGTAAGATTGATCTCCATCTTTTCCAATAGAGTGCATTGCCGTCCAGTTCAGAAAGAAGTTCGATGGCGACGTTCCATTGAAGCGATTATGCGATATATCGATGATCCGCAGTTTAGAAAACCGAGTTTGATGTATCGGTCCATGGAACGCATTGGAGCGAAGGACAAGAACTTGTAGCTCGGGGAGAGAACTCAACCAGGATGGAAACGTGTCGTTGAATATGTTGCTTTCCACATTCAAAACTTCAAGAGAAGAACTATTGATTAAAGATGTTGGAAGCTTTTCCACCAGTTTGTTATGACCGATGTCCAAAGACTTTAGACGTCTGGATATAATCTTCTTTGGAAGACGTCCGCTTAGACGATTTTGTCTAAGATTCAGAGCTTGGAGAACACTGCTGAACTTTCCGAGTGGGAATGAACCGTTGAATTTGTTGTTGGATAAATCGAGAACGGTGAGAGAGCGCAACTCGCATATGAAACTGGGGATCCTGCCCGTGAAATTGTTGCTGGCGCCGGAAAAGTAATCCAGAGAAGATGATTGCCGGAGTTTTTTCGGACTTTCGAAGCTGGTGAAAGTGTTGTTGGAGAGATTCAGGTAAGAAAGAGTTTGATAGCTCCCATAACCATCCAGGGACTTGACCTTTTGATTTTGTTGTTGGAAATGTCTAGTCTCCACATGTTGTGTTGAGTTCGTATGAACCCTGGAAACTCGGTGGTGATTCCGCATCCTGACAAGTACAGCTCTCTTAATAACGGAGGATCTGAAAATGAACTTCTCTTTTCATACGTGACGTGGTTTCCCGTGAGATTCAGAAAATCGAGTGACTTGAAACGTGATAAGATAGCATTCAAGTCAATCGCAGTGGCGGTGTTCAAGTCGGAGATGTCGAGTTCTTCTATTGACTTGAGGTTCCAGAGAATGCTAAGGTCAACTACTGAGCCTTGGGTGTTGAGATGCGAAAGGTCAAGTGTACGAAGGTTGACTAATTTGGAGATGGATCTGGGAATCGATCCCACGAAGTTGTTATTCCCAAGGCGTAGATCTACTAGCTCTGATGATAATAAAGATACGTTCCCGAACTCAAGAGTACCGTTTAGTTGGTTATATTTCAAACTAACGCAAGTCAAAGAAGGGATGCTAAAGAGGGAAGAAGGAAGAGTTCCAGTAAAAGCGTTCCCACGTATGTAAAAGATCTCCAGGTTGGAGAGCGAGCTTATGTTGGGTGGAAGCATGCCTGTGAACTGGTTGTCATCGAGTGATAGATATAACAATTTTGTTAGGTATAGTAGCGTAACAGGAAAGTTACCACTAAGCTCGTTCTCTTCAGCGGATAAGTCGGTGAGATGTTTCAATCTGCCGAAAGAAGATGGGATTTCACCGACGAAATTGTTTGCTGAGAGATCGAGTAAGGTCAGATGTGAAAAATTTCCCAAGAATGATGGAATTTCACCAGAAAAACTGTTTTCGCATATACTAAGAAAGGTGAGATGATGAGAAAGGTTTGCAAGTGAGTATGGAATTTCACCAACCAAGTTGTTAGCACAAAGTGTAAGAGCGGTGAGATACGAAAGGTTTCCAAGTGAAGATGGGATTTTACCAATAAGTTTGTTCTGGGAGAGATTGAGAATGGTGAGGTTATAAAGGTTTCCAAGTGAAGATGGGATTTCTCCGTTGAAAGCATTTTCCGAAAGATCAAGTGTGGTTAGCTTAGAAAGATTTCCAAGCGAAGATGGAACGTTACCACTGAAATGATTGTTTGAAAGGTCAAGAGTTGCTAAAAAAGGAAGGCTTTGAAACCTCAGAATACTACTTTTGGAATTGAGCTGGCCATAGATGCAGTTGCCACTAAGGTTCAGCTCGATCACATCCCCAAAACTGGCATCACATCTGATACCATCCCAAGAACAGCAGTCGCTGTTATTCACCCATGACACCGTCCGGTCAAAACAAGGCTTCTGAATCTGGAACTCGTTCTTCAACTCCAGAATTGCTTCCCTTTGTTCAGGATGGCACAAGTGCCTAGCAGGAACCGCAAACTCATCACGAAATAAGAAGAGGAAACAAAAGGAAATAGGAATGAGACTAATTGATTTCACAGAGCCTTTCATATTCGAAAATGGAAACAGTGAAGAACATATTTTCATCCCCGCCTTTTTTATATTACATAAATCTCCCTCACACCACAAAATTCTTCTCCCGTTTATTAACTACTCGTATGACTTTTCTCCCTTTTGGTAACGACGACTCACATGGTTGACTTGACAATTGATCCAAATTCATCTGAAGATTAATTTTGTTCTTATAGCTTAATTAGTTTGTACTTATCCTAATTAAATTTCTATAACCAAAATAACTCTCTAACTTTTTTTGACCAAAAAAAAACTCTCTAATTTACTCTCGCTGCCGCATATCAACGATTATAGTGCTAGTTAATTTGTTGACTACGCAATTATCGTGCGAAAACTCTGTTTCCATCCAAACTCTATTACTTTCATATCTTTATCTTGCATTACAATAGCTTTTTTTTATGAATACAATTAAACATTCATATTAAGAAATTGAAAATTTTGAATAATGTACATTCATTGAAAGTTTGAAACAGACAACTTTTAGAAAGTGACAACAAATAAAACCTAACGTAATTCATTTTTAGTCAATTAAACAATAAATTAGAATGAAGTTTCAAAGATCAAACTGTTAGACTCCCACCTAAATAAATACAAGAATGTAATTGTCACGGGGCATTAACAAATGAGTTTACGACTTTTCTCTCGGTTTGCTCATTACTTAAATGACCGGAAGCACTCAATACACAACGTATAAAGATACGTTCAATTTATACTCAGGTTATATGACCGTACAAAAACATGCATGTAATTTCGAAAATTTCAAATAACATATCTATTTTTTTTTTTTTGTAAAATCACATAATCTGCCGCATCATCTAATTTTGCTGACAATGATGCCACATATATAATTTTTGTTAAAAAATAAATGAAAACAAAATAGTCATTTTATAAAAATAGTTTTTAGAAAATGTAAAATTTATTAAAAATTTTTTTTTTATTTTTTTGTCAGCAATTTATAAATTTTTATAATTAAATAATAAATTTTAATCTTCTATAAAAGATATATTCGTAAATATTATATAATAAATTTACATCATAAATTCTAGAAATGTAGCGTTCGGATATCCGTTGGGGGTTCGGGTCGTGTTTTTTGGATTTTTGTTCTATTTTGAAAAACATCCTAGGACCTATACTAGTGTTTTTTGTAACTATGGATCAGATAGGATATAACACACTGGTTCATACCAATTTTTATCACATCATAGAGCCTATAAAATAACCATATATTATTCAGATTCGAGTTATATCATATCGATTTGGATAATCCGAAAATAAAATCTAAAATTTATAAGCAAATCATAAGAAATATATACTTATTTATATATAATTAAATATTTGAAGTATATATTTATTTTTAAAATATTTATATTGTATATTATTTTGGACATTTGGATCGGTTTCTTTGGATATTTTTCTGATTTTTTGGATTTTCGAGTTTTTTTCAGTTACCTGTTCATATTTGATTAATAACACTTCGGGTTTGGATATGTTTTGTAACACCATACAAGATCTATCCGGGTACGTTTTACATTTAGGACACGGTACATATTAAGTTTTTTTGGTTTTTGGTTCGGATTTTGTGTTACGAATTTTATGCCTTGCCCTAAACACAACCATGATTAATCGAGAGTAACACAACTGAAACATTGGCATTGAATTTGAATCATTACAACACATTTATAACTCTTGTAAGGACGGTATTGTGATAGGATCAAAACTATGCTTGGGCGTTCGGGTTCGGATCGTATATTTCAGATTTTTTAGTTTTCGGGTCCATCCTCCTAGGTCCCATTCTAATAACTACAAAGTATGTGTTAGATCTGGATAATAACACTTTGGGTTCGGTTCTAATTTGTAATACATCCTAAACCCCATAAATTAGTCATACACTACAAGAAAACATGACCTTAACGACTACAGTATTAGTAGCTAGTTGGTCGTAATATGGGCATTACGAAAAATTAACTTCGAAAATCGATTGGTCGTAATTAATTATTAGAGGCACATTGGTCGTAATATTACGACTAGAGATATTAGTCGTACACTGGTCGTAACCTTACGACAAATTTACCTCTAATGTCGATGCTTATTAGTCGTAAGGTAACGACCACTTTACATCGACTTTAGATGTTCATTGGTCGTAAATTTGACCAACTTTATTTATTTATTTTCAAATTTTGTATTTATTTACAAATTTTATATATTAATTAAAATCAAATGTTTAAATTTAGTTTGATTTAATTTTTTTTAAATTTGATAAAATTAAAAGAAAATATCTAACATCCGTAAACATAATAATATCCATAATATAAAACATTCAAAATACAAATTATTAATTAAAACCGAAAAAACTAAGCATTAAGATTTATTTTGTCGAAGAAGTCGGATGATGTGCCGGAGGTAGAAGCTGATGGATCCGGCTGTCCGAGAAAGGTACTCCCGTAAGAGTTTCTAGGCGCAAGGTTCCTAAGTCTCTTTCTATCGCCAGCCATAGCAATATCGTCAATCTGGAAAAAAAAACCAAAAAAAATAGATGGTTATAAACAATTCAATTTTTTATATAAAAATAATCTNNNNNNNNNNNNNNNNNNNNNNNNNNNNNNNNNNNNNNNNNNNNNNNNNNNNNNNNNNNNNNNNNNNNNNNNNNNNNNNNNNNNNNNNNNNNNNNNNNNNNNNNNNNNNNNNNNNNNNNNNNNNNNNNNNNNNNNNNNNNNNNNNNNNNNNNNNNNNNNNNNNNNNNNNNNNNNNNNNNNNNNNNNNNNNNNNNNNNNNNNNNNNNNNNNNNNNNNNNNNNNNNNNNNNNNNNNNNNNNNNNNNNNNNNNNNNNNNNNNNNNNNNNNNNNNNNNNNNNNNNNNNNNNNNNNNNNNNNNNNNNNNNNNNNNNNNNNNNNNNNNNNNNNNNNNNNNNNNNNNNNNNNNNNNNNNNNNNNNNNNNNNNNNNNNNNNNNNNNNNNNNNNNNNNNNNNNNNNNNNNNNNNNNNNNNNNNNNNNNNNNNNNNNNNNNNNNNNNNNNNNNNNNNNNNNNNNNNNNNNNNNNNNNNNNNNNNNNNNNNNNNNNNNNNNNNNNNNNNNNNNNNNNNNNNNNNNNNNNNNNNNNNNNNNNNNNNNNNNNNNNNNNNNNNNNNTGGATCAACAAGTAAGATATCATTTGTAGCTTGCTCTGGTACTTCTACTTCATTTACGGTATCTTCTTGTAAAGGTGGTTGTTCATCAGTCAAGACTCGACCCCGAGGTGTAACTTTTATAGCGGCTAACCAAGATATTCTAGATTGTCTGATCCTCGGGTGTGAAATAAAACAAACTTGGTCTGCTTGAGATGCCAATATGTAGGGTTTAAATTTGTTGTACCTCCGTGTAGCATTTATATCAACAACTCCAAACTTGCTATACCGAACACTTTTATTGACGGTGGGGTCAAACCAGTCACATTTGAAGAGAACGCATTTCAGCTTCACCAGGCCGGAGAACTCCACTTCGATGATCTCTTGTAAGATTTCATAGAAATCAGTTTCACCTTTCACACATACTCCATAGTTCATTGTTGCTCGCCGACTTCCATATTCGTAAGTGTGAAAAGTGTAGCCTCGTGTGAAATACATATTTGATGTGGTGACCTTAGCGACTGGACCTTTGTATCAATTCGTGAAACCACTGAGGATAGAATGAACATCATAATCAACCTGGATCATCAACATATATATATAAATATATAACTTCACTAATTATATAATAAATAACATATTTACGTTTGATTATAACTTAACCACAAATGTGCAACTATGTTTCTCGTAAATTGGTCGTTAATCAGATGGTAGCTTGTCGATGTAATTTAGTCGTACATTTACGACCACATTACGACTACCTGAAAGTGTGGTCGTAAATGCGAAGTTAGTTTACGACCAATTTACGACTAAACTTTTTAGTAGCAAAATTACTTATAAGTTACGACGGACTTTAACATAGTCGTAAGTTAGACGTAACGTCGAAGTTAATTTACGACTACACATTTGTAGTCGTAAATGGTAGTCGTTACTCTCACGTTTTCTTGTAGTGATATATCGTTCGAATTAAGGTTATATCGGTTCAATTCAGATATATCCAAAGTAAAATATAAAATTTAAAAGCAAAACATAATAAAAATACTTAAAATTAATAGAAATTAATCCAACGCACATCAAAATGATAAAGTAACAATAAAATGTTAAATCAAGCATAAAAATAAATACCGTTTGTAAACAATATGCATTACCTTATAAATAGAGTAGACTTTTTATCTAATCAAGCAAAATTATAAAATACTTATTTATAACTAATTAAGTTTTTAAGGTATTTAGTTTAATTTTATTGTTTATTTGTTTATATCATATCAACGTAAATATTGAATTGAGTATTTGAAATTCTTGTATATATTTCAAATATTTATATTGACTATTAATTTTGGAATTTCCGAATTACCCATTCGGGTTCGGTTAATAACACTCCGGGTTTGGATATGTTTCGTACCATCCTATAAGACCCGTCCGGGGATTTTCATTTCAGATAGAATAACAGATAGAGTTTTCAGTTCAGGTTTGGTTCGGATCTCGGGTTCTGGATTTTATGCCCATGCCTAATCAAAACATTCATGGATATATCTCTTATATAAGATTAAAATTTTATCAGTTACCTAATTTTTTGTTAATTTTACT
It encodes:
- the LOC106315691 gene encoding uncharacterized protein LOC106315691, producing MTDRVFPASKPPTATTNGVPPGAALAPPPPAPTAVNGNGMSSQKPQVYIPANRPVYRPQPYSRHHHHQSRPSCRRVCCCCCFWSILIFLLLALMAAIAATAVYVIYHPRPPSFSVPSLRISRVNLTTASDTSVSHLSSFFNFTLLSENPNQHLTFSYNPFAVTVKSAKSGETLANGTVPGFFSDNKNKRTFRGVIATSTSARELDPEEARRLKSDLTRARVGLEIEMRTKVKMQMGKVKSEGVEIKVTCRGFEGTVPKGKTPTVATSKQSKCKSDLSVKVWKWSF